The following are from one region of the Parcubacteria group bacterium genome:
- a CDS encoding ParA family protein: MAKIISLVNQKGGVGKTTSAINLATYLASAGKFVLLVDLDPQGNASSGLGFDIRTIEKSLYHSMILGEHPSKIIMRTETLGHDLIPSSQDLAGAGIELVHMDNREFRLYNVLREIRTNYDYIIIDSPPSLGLLTINGLVACDEVIIPVQTEYFALEGLSQLLNTITLVKENLQPNLKIMGALLTMYDKRNRLARQVVKEVQDHFPGHVFESVIPRSVRLAEAPGFGKSILGFDSFSRGARSYKNFAKEVIGLEKKEVKKFSV, translated from the coding sequence ATGGCAAAGATTATTTCATTAGTCAACCAGAAGGGCGGAGTGGGTAAAACTACCTCGGCCATCAACCTTGCGACCTATTTGGCGTCGGCGGGGAAATTTGTGCTCCTAGTCGATCTTGATCCGCAGGGCAATGCTTCATCGGGCCTCGGGTTTGACATCCGCACGATTGAAAAAAGTCTCTATCACTCGATGATTTTGGGCGAACATCCTTCAAAAATTATTATGCGTACGGAAACACTGGGGCATGATCTGATTCCGTCTTCGCAAGATTTGGCGGGAGCGGGGATAGAACTTGTACATATGGACAATCGGGAATTTCGGCTCTATAACGTTTTGCGTGAAATTCGCACAAATTATGACTATATCATTATTGATTCTCCGCCTAGCCTTGGCCTGCTCACAATTAATGGTCTGGTAGCCTGCGACGAAGTGATTATTCCTGTGCAGACCGAATATTTTGCCTTGGAAGGACTGAGTCAGCTTTTGAACACCATCACGCTTGTGAAAGAAAATTTGCAGCCAAATCTCAAAATTATGGGTGCACTGCTCACGATGTATGACAAGCGCAATCGTTTGGCACGTCAGGTCGTGAAAGAAGTGCAAGATCATTTCCCTGGGCACGTTTTCGAAAGTGTCATTCCACGAAGTGTGCGTCTCGCTGAAGCACCTGGCTTTGGCAAATCAATCCTCGGATTTGATTCTTTTTCGCGCGGTGCAAGATCCTATAAAAATTTTGCCAAGGAAGTGATCGGGCTGGAGAAAAAAGAAGTTAAAAAGTTTTCAGTTTAA
- a CDS encoding transposase, whose product MPSVKIHKEFSSGTYFLTFSVKNLYYFFDQYYRWNILADSLKYCQKEKQLKIYAFVFMLNHLHLIASSPDVSGFVCDFKKFTSKEFHRNIESTEPNVLKLFLDADGKYEFWEKTNMPKIIETEEFYLQKVNYIHNNPVKKNYVTEPEHWHWSSANPHCEITPNKIYS is encoded by the coding sequence ATGCCTTCGGTAAAAATACACAAAGAGTTTAGCTCAGGAACTTATTTCCTCACTTTTAGTGTTAAAAATCTTTATTACTTCTTCGATCAATATTATCGGTGGAATATCCTAGCTGATTCGCTAAAATATTGCCAAAAAGAAAAGCAACTAAAGATCTATGCTTTTGTGTTTATGCTAAATCATCTCCATCTAATAGCTAGCTCACCAGATGTTTCTGGTTTTGTTTGCGATTTCAAAAAATTTACTTCAAAAGAATTTCACAGAAACATTGAAAGCACAGAACCCAATGTGCTGAAATTATTTTTAGACGCCGATGGAAAATATGAATTTTGGGAAAAAACCAATATGCCGAAAATAATCGAAACCGAGGAATTTTATTTGCAAAAAGTAAATTACATCCACAACAATCCAGTGAAGAAAAATTATGTCACTGAACCGGAGCACTGGCATTGGTCGAGCGCAAATCCGCACTGTGAAATTACGCCTAATAAAATTTATAGCTAG
- a CDS encoding GatB/YqeY domain-containing protein, whose protein sequence is MLKQTILDDLKAAMKAGDTVKRDTLRMLDSMVKNVEIEKQKRESGLSDEEVMEVIGKAVKQRKDASAQYLSGGRADLVEKENQEIAILAAYLPAQLDEATVRETVKAVIAQVGATGMAEIGKVMGPAMGKLKGQADGNLVKKIAEEELGK, encoded by the coding sequence ATGCTAAAACAAACCATACTTGATGATCTTAAAGCCGCTATGAAAGCCGGGGATACAGTGAAGCGTGATACGCTCCGGATGCTTGATTCGATGGTGAAAAACGTCGAGATCGAAAAGCAAAAACGGGAATCCGGTCTTTCTGACGAGGAAGTGATGGAAGTGATTGGGAAAGCGGTGAAACAAAGAAAAGATGCTTCCGCGCAATATCTGTCCGGCGGACGCGCTGATCTCGTGGAAAAAGAAAATCAAGAGATTGCAATTCTGGCTGCCTACTTACCAGCCCAATTGGACGAGGCCACTGTGCGTGAAACGGTGAAAGCAGTGATCGCCCAAGTTGGTGCAACTGGAATGGCGGAAATCGGCAAAGTGATGGGACCAGCAATGGGAAAGTTGAAGGGCCAAGCCGATGGAAACCTGGTCAAAAAGATTGCTGAGGAAGAATTGGGGAAATAA
- a CDS encoding histidine triad nucleotide-binding protein, translating into MECLFCKIINKELPASVVYEDDDILAFKDVRPLAPVHILIIPKKHIESLNDLTEKDVNLAGRMVLVAKKIAIDFDISPKGYKLLTRVGEWGGQEVAHLHMHLIGGVRLYENIRPWADR; encoded by the coding sequence ATGGAATGCTTATTTTGCAAAATCATCAACAAGGAACTTCCCGCTTCTGTTGTTTATGAAGATGATGATATCTTGGCCTTTAAGGATGTCCGTCCCTTGGCTCCAGTGCATATTCTGATTATTCCCAAAAAGCACATTGAGAGCTTAAATGACCTGACCGAGAAAGATGTCAACCTGGCTGGGCGGATGGTGCTCGTCGCCAAGAAAATTGCCATTGACTTTGACATTTCGCCAAAAGGGTATAAACTACTTACTCGGGTCGGTGAATGGGGCGGACAAGAGGTGGCGCACCTGCATATGCACCTCATCGGTGGAGTCCGGCTCTATGAGAATATCCGTCCTTGGGCGGATCGCTAA
- the hisS gene encoding histidine--tRNA ligase yields MPKVTKSVTKEKGAVKKVSKKSKAEKPKDEPLVLQNLRGMKDTLPEDQAYWEQARKVAERLSRDYGFSRIDVPLLEFANLFTRNIGGGTDIVDKEMYAFTTRGGDKVALRPEMTAGICRSFIQHGMHTLAKPVKLFSIGPVYRYDRPQEGRYREHYQANFDAFGEDDPILDAQMIQMAHRLTHCLGLKFVQIQVNSIGCAVCKKDYNNLLVNYLESKKTKLCQDCKRRLEINPMRVLDCKEDKCAQVAATAPQAVDHLCDECRVHFKTLLEYLDELDLPYTINPRLVRGLDYYTRTVFEIWSGSEEGKKASLGGGGRYDRLIKIMGGEDTPAIGFAVGMERIIAEMKRVQAKSYKPMKPRVFLAQLGGLAKKKSLRLFAELEKNGILTAESFGRGSLKSQLKIANRLGVELTLILGQKETLDGTVIIKNMQTGVQETVSMEKLIDIIKKKLKTDNVVVFHNHEEPII; encoded by the coding sequence ATGCCTAAAGTCACAAAGAGTGTAACCAAAGAAAAGGGCGCGGTAAAAAAAGTTTCCAAAAAATCTAAAGCGGAAAAACCGAAAGACGAACCACTGGTTTTGCAGAATTTGCGCGGAATGAAAGACACTTTGCCGGAAGACCAAGCTTATTGGGAGCAGGCCAGGAAAGTCGCTGAACGCTTATCCCGAGATTATGGTTTTTCACGGATTGATGTACCACTTTTGGAATTTGCGAATCTTTTCACAAGAAATATCGGCGGCGGAACGGACATTGTGGACAAAGAGATGTATGCCTTCACGACGCGTGGCGGCGATAAAGTAGCCTTGCGGCCAGAGATGACAGCGGGAATTTGTCGCAGTTTTATCCAACACGGAATGCACACGCTAGCTAAGCCGGTGAAACTTTTTTCGATCGGCCCGGTTTATCGCTATGACCGTCCGCAAGAAGGCCGTTATCGCGAGCATTATCAGGCCAATTTTGATGCGTTTGGAGAAGATGATCCAATTTTGGATGCGCAGATGATCCAGATGGCGCATCGTCTGACACATTGTTTGGGCTTGAAATTTGTCCAAATCCAAGTCAATTCGATCGGTTGTGCTGTTTGTAAAAAAGACTACAATAATCTCTTGGTGAATTATTTGGAATCGAAAAAGACCAAACTTTGTCAAGATTGCAAGCGGAGATTGGAAATAAATCCGATGCGTGTTTTAGATTGTAAGGAAGATAAATGCGCTCAAGTGGCGGCCACGGCGCCGCAGGCCGTTGATCACCTTTGTGATGAATGTCGGGTGCATTTCAAGACATTGCTCGAATATCTGGACGAATTGGATCTGCCCTATACGATCAATCCGCGCCTTGTGAGAGGGCTTGACTATTACACAAGAACTGTGTTTGAAATTTGGTCCGGTTCAGAAGAAGGCAAGAAAGCTTCTCTTGGTGGTGGCGGTCGTTATGATCGACTGATAAAAATTATGGGTGGCGAGGATACACCAGCCATCGGCTTTGCGGTCGGCATGGAACGCATCATTGCAGAGATGAAAAGAGTGCAGGCCAAATCCTACAAACCGATGAAGCCGCGCGTCTTTTTGGCGCAACTGGGAGGCTTGGCCAAGAAAAAAAGTTTGCGCCTGTTTGCTGAGTTGGAGAAAAACGGAATTCTTACGGCAGAAAGTTTCGGCCGGGGCAGTCTCAAATCGCAACTGAAAATCGCTAACCGCTTGGGAGTAGAGCTGACGTTAATTTTGGGTCAAAAAGAAACGCTGGATGGCACGGTTATTATCAAAAATATGCAGACCGGCGTGCAAGAAACAGTTAGTATGGAAAAGCTGATCGATATCATCAAGAAAAAATTAAAAACGGACAATGTGGTTGTCTTTCACAATCACGAAGAGCCGATTATATAA
- the lepB gene encoding signal peptidase I, producing the protein MEEKEQEVRDEVLREKAGSPNGNYVGVGGFVLEIIKIIFLAFVIIVPIRMFLFQPFFVQGASMEPSFENGQYLIVNELGFKKTTVGLDSIKFFTVGAFREITRQKVVVFRYPKDPSKFFIKRIIGLPGERIEIKDGSFKIFNKDNPDGFVLDESAYLNKNVKTVGDQSVTLSDNEYFVMGDNRPFSSDSRVWGPVPSEDIIGEVLVRAWPLNQISVF; encoded by the coding sequence ATGGAAGAAAAGGAACAGGAGGTGCGAGACGAAGTTCTTCGCGAAAAAGCAGGCTCTCCAAATGGAAATTATGTCGGTGTCGGAGGATTTGTTTTGGAAATAATCAAGATTATATTTTTGGCGTTCGTGATTATCGTGCCAATCCGGATGTTTCTCTTTCAGCCATTTTTTGTCCAAGGCGCTTCAATGGAACCAAGCTTCGAAAATGGACAATACTTGATCGTCAATGAGTTGGGGTTCAAGAAAACAACCGTTGGTCTAGATAGTATTAAATTTTTTACTGTTGGTGCTTTTCGAGAAATTACCAGGCAAAAAGTGGTTGTTTTCCGCTACCCGAAAGACCCGAGCAAATTTTTTATCAAACGCATCATTGGACTTCCAGGTGAGCGGATCGAAATAAAAGACGGCAGTTTCAAGATTTTTAACAAAGACAATCCCGATGGTTTCGTGCTTGACGAGAGCGCTTATTTGAACAAGAACGTAAAAACAGTCGGCGACCAATCAGTGACGCTTTCCGATAATGAATATTTTGTGATGGGGGATAACCGGCCGTTCAGTTCAGATTCGCGCGTATGGGGACCGGTACCAAGTGAGGATATTATTGGTGAGGTGTTGGTGCGCGCTTGGCCGCTCAATCAAATCTCAGTGTTCTAA
- a CDS encoding LCP family protein, giving the protein MAIKKILIKLILWSIILLLLGAIAYGAFFLHKLNSLSNKINVYQKPENLFDTLTSVAQIAKNEPLELKNSNGERINILLLGVAGDGKPGRNLTDTIMIASLNLKTNQVALLSLPRDLYVKVPASDWQTKINAIYQAGLNNEKDQSKAIDPLLETITTVTSLDIHYYAVLNFDGFRQVLDAIGGVNITNVRDIYDERYPGPNYSYETFDLKKGFQHLDGDMALKYARERHDDPEGDFGRAKRQQQIIQVTKNKIFSATTLFDISSLNKLFDALGNNIKTNLSSDEIGSFFELSKKLDTNNIINSTVDAWNKDSLLKVSHVYYGDIAAFVLIPRVGNYSEIQELAQNIFDLNKLKRRREEISGENALVALINKSGDNTIVTKIQKLLSENLVYKNVIIITDPGKDQEKTTNVYDSNSGTKPFTLDELATRLPAKVFYALPDKYQKIVEKKSPDIVLVIGKDLIEKYNVPEDSIEDFKKAQDDQDLINMQNKSN; this is encoded by the coding sequence ATGGCGATAAAAAAAATATTGATAAAACTGATTCTTTGGTCTATCATACTTCTCCTTCTCGGCGCAATCGCCTATGGAGCTTTTTTCTTGCACAAACTGAATTCTCTTAGCAACAAGATAAACGTCTACCAAAAACCGGAAAATCTATTCGACACACTCACCTCTGTCGCTCAAATTGCCAAAAATGAACCGCTGGAGTTAAAAAATAGCAATGGTGAAAGAATCAATATTTTACTCTTGGGCGTAGCGGGAGACGGAAAACCAGGAAGAAATCTGACGGACACAATCATGATTGCTAGTTTGAATCTCAAAACTAACCAAGTTGCATTGCTTTCACTTCCGCGTGACCTCTATGTCAAAGTGCCCGCGTCCGATTGGCAGACAAAAATCAATGCCATCTACCAGGCGGGACTCAATAATGAAAAAGATCAGAGCAAAGCAATCGATCCACTACTTGAAACAATCACTACTGTCACTTCTTTAGATATTCACTATTATGCCGTACTTAATTTTGACGGTTTTCGGCAAGTACTCGATGCGATTGGCGGAGTAAATATCACAAATGTTAGAGACATCTATGACGAGCGCTATCCCGGACCGAACTATAGCTATGAGACATTTGATCTCAAAAAGGGTTTTCAACATCTTGACGGAGACATGGCCTTGAAATATGCTCGCGAACGCCACGATGACCCAGAGGGTGATTTTGGCCGTGCCAAAAGGCAACAACAAATCATCCAAGTGACAAAAAATAAAATCTTTTCCGCCACCACCCTTTTTGACATCTCTTCCTTGAACAAGCTCTTCGACGCGCTGGGGAACAATATCAAGACCAATCTGTCATCGGATGAAATAGGCAGTTTTTTTGAGCTGAGCAAAAAATTAGACACCAATAACATCATCAATTCTACTGTCGATGCCTGGAATAAAGACAGCTTGCTCAAAGTCTCACATGTTTATTATGGCGATATTGCCGCCTTTGTCCTAATCCCCCGCGTCGGCAATTATAGTGAAATCCAAGAGTTGGCGCAAAACATTTTTGACTTGAATAAACTCAAAAGACGCCGCGAAGAAATTAGCGGGGAAAACGCTTTGGTTGCGCTCATTAACAAAAGCGGAGATAATACTATCGTAACCAAGATCCAAAAATTACTCAGCGAAAATCTGGTCTACAAAAACGTAATTATTATCACCGATCCAGGAAAAGATCAGGAAAAGACGACAAACGTCTATGACTCCAACTCAGGGACCAAGCCATTCACGCTTGACGAATTAGCTACTCGCCTTCCCGCTAAGGTTTTCTATGCCTTGCCGGATAAATACCAAAAAATAGTTGAAAAAAAATCACCGGACATCGTCCTAGTCATCGGCAAGGATCTGATTGAAAAATACAACGTGCCGGAAGACTCGATCGAAGATTTCAAAAAAGCCCAAGATGATCAAGATCTGATAAATATGCAAAATAAATCTAACTAA
- the pth gene encoding aminoacyl-tRNA hydrolase, with product MKLIIGLGNPGQKYVATRHNLGFIFLNKLRERWSLPNFRLEAKFSAEISHGELNGQKIILAKPQNFMNLSGEAVQKILAFYKLSPEDLLVIHDDIDILAGRYKLASDSTSAGHNGVQNIIELLGTKKFARLRIGIKNENKDETENQMEVSDFVLGKLTALELEKINAQEKSILEEIEKFIS from the coding sequence ATGAAACTAATCATCGGCTTGGGTAATCCCGGCCAAAAATATGTCGCGACGCGGCACAATCTGGGATTTATTTTTCTCAATAAGTTGCGGGAAAGATGGTCATTGCCAAATTTTAGACTAGAAGCCAAATTTTCTGCTGAAATTTCCCATGGCGAACTAAATGGTCAAAAAATAATCTTAGCCAAACCGCAAAACTTTATGAATCTGTCCGGCGAAGCTGTGCAAAAAATTCTGGCTTTTTACAAACTTAGTCCCGAAGATCTTTTGGTCATCCATGATGATATCGACATCTTAGCCGGAAGATATAAGCTGGCTAGTGATTCAACTTCCGCCGGACATAACGGCGTGCAAAATATCATCGAGCTTTTAGGCACAAAAAAATTCGCTCGTCTGCGAATCGGAATTAAGAATGAAAATAAAGATGAGACTGAAAACCAGATGGAAGTCAGTGATTTTGTCTTGGGAAAATTGACTGCGCTTGAGCTAGAAAAAATTAATGCGCAAGAAAAATCAATCCTGGAAGAAATAGAAAAATTTATTTCTTAA
- a CDS encoding AAA family ATPase: protein MKRKIIIGLIGEKGAGKGTVAEYLIEKYGAVHFGTSKILRRTLEDLHLPVTRDNLIKLALVLKEGYGPSVIIDSLIQDMEKSDADIIIADGIRMHGDVEPFQKHYGENFYLAYVTADLKLRFERTKARKEKAGEENATLEQFLEEEGKLTEISIHEIGRHAQFKMNNNGTADELKEQTEKMMQALLK from the coding sequence ATGAAAAGAAAAATAATTATCGGCCTGATCGGGGAAAAAGGAGCAGGAAAAGGAACTGTCGCTGAATACTTGATCGAAAAATATGGTGCGGTTCATTTTGGCACTTCCAAAATTTTGCGTCGGACGCTGGAGGATCTGCATCTTCCGGTGACGCGGGACAACTTGATCAAGTTGGCCTTGGTGCTCAAAGAGGGTTATGGTCCTTCGGTCATCATCGATTCTTTGATCCAAGATATGGAGAAGAGCGATGCGGATATCATCATTGCGGACGGTATCCGGATGCATGGCGATGTCGAGCCATTCCAGAAACACTATGGGGAGAATTTCTATCTGGCCTATGTGACGGCAGATTTGAAGTTGCGTTTCGAACGGACCAAAGCACGCAAGGAAAAAGCCGGAGAAGAGAATGCGACGCTGGAACAATTTCTTGAAGAGGAGGGGAAGTTGACTGAAATTTCCATCCATGAGATCGGCCGGCACGCCCAGTTTAAGATGAACAATAATGGCACAGCCGATGAGTTGAAAGAGCAGACAGAGAAGATGATGCAAGCACTTTTGAAGTAA
- the rplA gene encoding 50S ribosomal protein L1 — MTHGKKYRAVAEKLDKEKSYSLEEALQLVRDNKIAKFDESVEVHIKTGIDPKKTDQQIRSAVSLPHGTGKNKKVAVITSTSVDDAKKSGAEIVGGEELIERIKSGKIFSEDGGFDVLVATPEMMPKLAVVAKILGPKGLMPNPKTETVTTKIKETVDALKKGRAAYKTDNSGNIHQVVGKLSFTDEKLLENIKAFLDSVEKMKPASLKGKLVRNISLCSTMGVGFKITV; from the coding sequence ATGACACACGGAAAAAAGTATCGAGCAGTCGCGGAAAAATTAGACAAAGAAAAAAGCTATTCCTTGGAAGAGGCTTTGCAACTTGTGCGGGATAATAAGATCGCTAAGTTTGACGAATCAGTTGAGGTGCATATCAAGACAGGAATTGATCCAAAAAAAACTGATCAACAGATCCGTAGTGCGGTTTCTTTGCCACATGGAACTGGAAAGAATAAGAAAGTGGCTGTAATCACTTCAACAAGCGTTGATGACGCCAAGAAATCCGGCGCTGAAATTGTCGGCGGAGAGGAGTTGATCGAGCGGATCAAGAGTGGAAAAATCTTTTCTGAAGACGGAGGATTTGATGTCTTGGTCGCGACGCCGGAAATGATGCCAAAATTGGCGGTTGTGGCGAAAATTCTGGGACCTAAAGGTCTCATGCCAAATCCCAAGACGGAAACAGTGACGACTAAGATTAAAGAAACAGTGGACGCGCTCAAAAAAGGTCGCGCCGCCTACAAGACTGATAACTCTGGGAATATCCACCAAGTGGTGGGAAAATTATCTTTTACTGATGAAAAACTGCTGGAAAATATCAAAGCCTTTTTGGACAGCGTGGAAAAAATGAAACCAGCTAGTCTCAAGGGAAAATTGGTGCGTAACATCTCACTTTGCTCAACAATGGGCGTCGGTTTCAAAATCACAGTTTAA
- the rplK gene encoding 50S ribosomal protein L11, with protein sequence MAKKIKTVVKLQIQAGKANPAPPVGPALGQHGINIGDFCAKFNDATKDKMGDIIPAEITIYEDRSFDFILKTPPASDLLRKAAGVEKGAGNPLKDKVGKITAAKLREIAEKKMSDLNANDVEAAEKIIAGTARSMGVKIEG encoded by the coding sequence ATGGCAAAAAAGATAAAGACAGTTGTTAAATTACAAATTCAGGCAGGGAAAGCTAATCCAGCGCCTCCAGTCGGACCAGCCTTGGGACAGCACGGAATCAATATCGGTGATTTTTGCGCTAAGTTCAATGACGCGACGAAAGACAAGATGGGCGATATTATCCCAGCGGAAATCACAATCTATGAAGATCGCAGTTTTGATTTTATCCTAAAAACTCCTCCAGCGTCAGATCTTCTGCGCAAAGCGGCAGGTGTGGAAAAAGGCGCGGGTAATCCATTAAAAGATAAGGTTGGTAAGATTACCGCGGCAAAGCTGCGAGAAATCGCAGAAAAGAAAATGTCCGATTTGAATGCGAATGATGTGGAAGCGGCAGAAAAAATCATTGCCGGAACCGCGCGTTCGATGGGTGTGAAGATTGAAGGGTAA
- the nusG gene encoding transcription termination/antitermination protein NusG: MAKQSQHHGRSWYVLHTYSGYEDNVARNLKQRIESMDMQEFIFDVMVPIEKKIKIKAGKRTVIEERIYPGYVLVDMIVTDASWYVVRNTPNVTGFIGLGTTPTPVDPKEIEMLKKRMGVDEPKYKIDVKAGDMVKIIDGPFKEFDGKVNEVDEEKGRVKVLVSIFGRETPVELDFLQIHKL, from the coding sequence ATGGCAAAACAATCACAACATCACGGAAGATCATGGTATGTGCTCCATACCTATTCCGGCTACGAAGACAATGTAGCGCGTAATTTGAAACAGAGGATCGAATCGATGGATATGCAGGAATTTATCTTCGATGTGATGGTGCCGATCGAGAAAAAGATTAAAATTAAAGCGGGCAAGCGCACTGTGATTGAAGAGCGGATCTATCCTGGTTATGTTCTCGTCGATATGATCGTGACGGACGCTTCATGGTACGTCGTGCGAAACACACCGAACGTGACTGGCTTTATCGGTCTGGGCACAACGCCAACACCAGTTGATCCGAAAGAAATCGAGATGCTCAAAAAACGGATGGGTGTGGACGAGCCTAAGTATAAGATTGATGTGAAGGCAGGGGATATGGTCAAGATTATCGATGGACCGTTCAAAGAATTTGATGGTAAAGTCAATGAGGTGGACGAAGAAAAGGGACGAGTGAAAGTTTTAGTTTCCATCTTTGGTCGCGAAACACCAGTTGAGTTGGACTTTTTGCAGATTCATAAATTATAA
- the secE gene encoding preprotein translocase subunit SecE, whose product MNKLVQFLKEAKSELQKVNWPTKKQTINYTLTVIGISIVLSFFLGGLDFVFEYLLKTFILK is encoded by the coding sequence ATGAACAAACTTGTCCAATTTTTGAAAGAAGCCAAATCGGAGCTCCAGAAGGTGAATTGGCCGACAAAAAAACAAACCATCAACTATACTTTGACCGTGATCGGGATCAGTATCGTCTTGTCGTTTTTTCTCGGCGGACTCGATTTTGTTTTTGAGTATCTTCTGAAGACCTTTATCTTAAAATAA
- a CDS encoding DEAD/DEAH box helicase, whose amino-acid sequence MFQKRYSRATSTSSRRNFSRPAGRSNGPIRGGQRGFRGSFISIDKFINKAAPVTDIPAEAYKPETPFAEMKINNRLKQIITQRGYELPTAIQDKTIPHILEGKDLIGLANTGTGKTAAFLIPMINKMLANHDEKLLVVVPTRELATQIQEEYIALTRGLNLFSVVIIGGANMHRQVSQLRSRPNLVVGTPGRLKDLVQQKKLDLSRFSNVVLDEADQMLDMGFINDIKFLLSFLTQKKQTLFFSATLPPAIEHLIKDFLVNPVRISIRNQATPAQIDQDVVRVKQGEDKIEILHSLLNESAFQKVLIFARTKSSTEKLSKILSLRGFKAESIHGNKSHGKRQQALKMFKEDRVEILVATDIAARGLDIPNVSHVINFDVPATYEDYIHRIGRTGRADKTGIALTFVS is encoded by the coding sequence ATGTTTCAAAAACGCTATAGTCGCGCGACTAGTACTTCTTCGCGCAGAAATTTTTCCCGTCCCGCCGGACGGAGCAATGGCCCCATTCGTGGTGGTCAACGAGGTTTTCGCGGAAGCTTTATCAGTATTGATAAATTCATCAACAAAGCTGCTCCAGTTACTGATATCCCGGCAGAAGCCTACAAGCCGGAAACACCTTTCGCGGAAATGAAGATCAATAACCGTTTAAAGCAAATAATCACTCAGCGTGGTTATGAACTTCCTACCGCGATCCAAGATAAAACCATCCCACACATCCTTGAAGGAAAAGACTTGATCGGTCTGGCCAACACCGGCACAGGCAAAACAGCTGCCTTTCTCATTCCGATGATCAATAAGATGCTGGCCAATCATGACGAGAAACTTTTGGTCGTCGTACCGACCCGTGAACTAGCGACACAGATCCAAGAAGAATATATCGCCCTCACTCGAGGTCTTAATCTTTTTTCCGTCGTCATCATCGGTGGCGCCAATATGCACCGCCAAGTTTCGCAATTGCGCTCACGCCCGAACTTGGTCGTCGGCACACCGGGACGTTTGAAAGATTTGGTGCAACAAAAAAAATTGGATCTTTCTCGTTTTTCCAATGTTGTGCTGGATGAAGCCGACCAGATGCTTGATATGGGCTTTATCAATGATATTAAATTCTTACTGTCATTTTTGACCCAGAAAAAACAGACACTGTTTTTCTCTGCCACATTGCCACCGGCCATTGAACACTTGATCAAAGATTTTCTTGTTAATCCAGTCAGGATCTCAATCAGAAACCAGGCCACGCCCGCCCAGATCGATCAAGATGTTGTGCGTGTGAAGCAAGGTGAAGATAAGATTGAAATTTTACATAGCCTGCTTAATGAATCCGCCTTTCAGAAAGTGCTCATCTTTGCTCGCACGAAAAGCAGCACAGAAAAACTTTCCAAGATTCTTAGCCTTCGTGGCTTTAAAGCGGAATCGATCCATGGCAATAAATCCCATGGCAAACGCCAACAGGCGCTCAAAATGTTCAAAGAAGATCGCGTAGAAATATTGGTCGCCACCGACATCGCCGCCCGCGGACTCGACATTCCTAATGTCAGTCACGTGATTAACTTCGATGTCCCCGCGACTTACGAAGATTATATCCATCGCATCGGCCGCACTGGCCGGGCGGACAAAACCGGCATTGCTTTGACTTTTGTTTCGTAA